The stretch of DNA GGAAACACTATTGATAAGATTCAAGAAGTCAATAAACTTGCTGTTTTACCTGATTTGAAGAGTTTGACACTTCATGGGAATCCAATAGAATCTGAGAAAGGATACAGGTGAGAATATTTTAATCGAAATATCATGTATTATTCAGGGTATTTCTTCATTTTACTATATACAGTTATACAGAATAGCATCACATGGCTGCCCACAACTACTCTGCCCTCAATGGCTGAAAATATACACTGCTGAATGAAATACTTAACTTAATGAAATGACTTACTTAATTCAACTTCATAAGTTTAAGCAAAGAAGGCGTATTTACCTAAGTTTCGAGTAGcaacaaattattcaaattggcAAACTGTCAGTCactgtaaaatatataacatgttgattttctttaatataaaaattatttgtttttcaatagaCAATTTGTTCTCTCTACACTGCCAAGCTTGAAGACTCTGGATTTTAGCGGAGTTACGAAGCAAGATCGTTCCACGGCAGAAACTTGGAAAAGAATGTATGGAGGACTGAAACGCAACAGGAGAACGAAATCAATAGCATGAAAACATTCagtttttcctatttttttgaGAAAGTAATTGTAATTTGTATATAGTAGAATTCTATATTTGATCAAGTGCATCATATGAATAAACACTACATTGAATAATCAGCTTCGTATTCGCTTATACTGTGTTACCTTTTGTCCATTATGCTCGCTTTAAATTGATATcactttgttatttttaaacacTACAAAGCTACATATCAATTTTCACACAATACAAGTGCATTGCACTCTTTCTTGCTTTAGTATGTTAAATCATAGCTAGCTTTTTATCGTTCAgtgtatattattttgaaatgtcaaGCTTTTCTCATCCCTCCCTTTTCAGCAAATCACATTACATTTACCCTATGTGAAATTAACCAAATTGCGTTTTAAATCATATTCAtccataaaataaaaacattcagAATTTCAGCACTTTACATATTTAATATTCTGGTTCAGTAGATATAATTTCTTTATACCTTGGATTTTCATCAAAAACATATGTCTTATGAAACTGAGAAATGGCTGAATTCCTCTTCcagtcagttttattttagtGAGGTTTTGTGGAATTTTCTTTTGTATATTAGAGCTGCTTTACTTAATTCCATGCTACAGTTGTCTCAGCTTAGagattgtttttattattatgtatcaTTTCATAGAATAGTCCATTGTAAGACTTATATCATGAACAGCAGAGTGGTTACTGATGCAGCGTATTAGgcaaattgatatatatatgaatgtttTCTATGAAAGGCGCCATGGTATCTATTTTAtactattcaaaattttgaagttcAATTGTATTTGAAACAGTCTTAATATCCACCCTATCAGTTTGCTATTAACGCTTTAATTTTTATCttgcaatatttaaaaatgataaaaccgGTATATCTGTTTCTGCATTATCTAACCAATATATTAAACCTGTTACGAGATGAGCTGTGAAACCTACAGACAATTCTTATGCTACCACATAATGCCTAAAATTAGCAATGTATTACTTGCATGTTTTTAACAAAGTGATGCCAAGTGTGGCATTATCAATGCTAAATAAAATCTTACAATATGATTCCAGCAAAGCTGTCGCCAAAACCTTTCACTGCACATAAAACCCAAGGTGTTCTACCTTAATTGAGCTAGCTGTACTTCCATTTGCACTttattgtattctttcattCTTCCACCTCTCATACACACAATATATAGTAAACCTGACAAGATTGTTCGTGTGTTTCTGCATTTCTTATCAGAAGAGTCTTTGAAAGTACCAGTTCATTGTAGATCAGAATTCTGTTTGGAGCTCTGCTAATGTCATTAAATCTATGAAAAGATTGTAAGTGAAGATTGATGAACAGGGGTGTTAAATTGTcactttttttattaatataggAGTTAGAGCAGAGGTCGTATTCTTGAACTTCTGAGAGTCAGAATTAGTATTTAAAAAAGGAATTGAGATTTCCAAAAGACACTCCAAGCATCAAGTTGAGTATGCATCATCAGCACGAAATTTAAGaagcatttttgtaatttaaaattggtGTTTGGTGTCGAAATTATCTTCAGCGTTAAGTGCGAGTGGAAATTTTTGCTAAAGCACCAGAGTCTTGAAGATGTTTTTTAAATTGCTCGGAGTTCAGAGTCTATAGGTTCAGAATGATTGCTAGGTTGATGGGCAGTAAAGCTTTTTCGTTTGCCTAAGGAAAATCATGTTGAGATAAGAATCACTAAAAAGGTATCAATGTATTCAACACCTGACAATAcgtttctcaattttttttcacacataCCCATGttatgaaatttattcaaaagaatatcaccAATTGTAAAGCTTCATACAAAACAATTTTGTACAGTTTGTGTGCACTGATGCTTATGAACAAAGTAGAAATAAGTTCACTTTTCGAAATTACATCAAATCCAAGTTTCACAAATTAGTCTTATAATTGAATTCTGGACACAATCATAATTCTctcaaaaaatttgttcaacGTGAGGCATATAGCTATTATGCCATGAGTTTAATGATGATTGACCATCAAAGTGTTATgtaagcaaaataaaatatgattgaaaagGTCAATTCGTCAGGGCGGGATTAATAGTTGTATCaatcggagtcaaaattttttactttttacagAATCTCAAAACGCATGTTTTTACCTCAATCATGTTCCAACTGAGCTGGATATATTTTAGACAAATGTTACTGCCAATGTTATTACAATGAAAGTAGGCAGTTATGTACTTGATAAATTACACAATTTTGCATCTGTCTTTTTTATAGCCAGGTTTGGCACGGAGTTggcatattattattatttatattgtcaTATTTTCTAACacctcaaaattttgaattctctGGATTTGCAGTTCAGACTTTTGATTTAACAATTGAAGTTAAAGTATCTGACATGAAATGAAAAAGCATTAAATGAACCATTCATTCTCAAGACAAATTATTACTGCTTGCATACAccaaagtttttgttatcaaatcttAGTTTTATTGGAGCTGTGGTTGTTTTTAAATGACTTGGTGAGTTTGGAATCTGGTGTTAATTTTTCTCAACTCTGAAGTCAGTGCcatacaaacatttcacattTACATTTGAAGCAGTCGTGATATtcagacattttcaaataatcaggaaaagtttttgttttactTAATCCGCAGTTTCATGACGTTAAAGATTGCTATTTTGTAATAGAGAAATTGGAATATGTTGTTGGTAGAATGCAAAAATTCAAGTTGTTTACCAATTTTGATGGCATGATGGTTTAGGTGTTAGACTTAgagtggctgcttgtacagagcctcACTTGTAGTTAAAGGTGTATAAATCGTTGAATAAAAAATGGAAGAGTAGTTCCAAGCGGTAGAGACATCGTTTGGATGAAGTTGATGAATGTCTTCAAATTTCAACATATTGTTGAATTGCAACATTGCCAAGTGAAAATAGTTATAGAAAGTGAGGAAATGACACCTTCTAAAAACCCATGGTCTCTTTCGATGTCTATATCATAAAAGTATGGGGGCACGTACCCTGTTAAACTCATTCAATAATTCAGCACGAGGTTTGATGTACTAGAAATGTCACAGTTGTAACTACTCGCTAGTCTTCATTGCCTTTTTCAATGCTGCCTTAATATTAGCTGGCAATTTTCCTGCCTTGGTGAGAGTAAAACCAGCAATGATTATATTTCTTTGTGCAATAGGTTCAACCAGTGGTTTCCCTTCGGAATCATCTTGATTCATAGTGGTGATTGGAGTCCATGGTTCATTATAATCGCCCTTGTAATACACTACGTTGATCTCGTTTTCTTTTGCCGTAACAACTTTGCCAATAATTGGCTGATCTCCAGTTTTACGGCCAGGACGCAAGGCAACAAATGTATctggttttatctaaaaatgtaaattgtttaaaaaatatgggTGGTGGTTAATTTTGGATTTCAAACAGGGGGTTTGACAATATTTTAGACTGAACTATACAGtgcattttgaatataattccATGATGACATATCATTTGTCCGAGTATGAGTTTATCTTGACCCATAACAGACAAATTGTAGGTGCCGTGTGTTAGGGTGGCTGCAGTGCTAGAGTCGAAACCATTGTGATTTCAAACTAGCTCCCTCAGCCCCATTCATCATTTTGGCGGGGGTATTAAAATGAcaacgaacaaacaaaaattataatatcTTACAGCACCCAGCTTCTTCACCaatctgcaaaaaaaaaaatcgaaataatttttaatttgcaaACAAAGAGTTCAAAGTACGaaactttaaatatattctATACATAGGTCAGGAATTCCTATTGAATTATTCAAATCCAATTAAACTGTCGTTTACTGAAATTGCCGACCAATAATATTCCTGAGACgaaaagattttgaaatatCTTCTGAATTAAACTATCCACTAAGGTGGTgataatttcatttgaaaaagttATAAATACGAATACTGGTATTTGCTAATAACAGTTTACTGCTAAGAAAAATGAATTACCCACTTTATATctgattattattttatcaaatctggtaaaaatgtaattttagtGGTAGTTATTTTGTTGAATATGTTCTAATTTATAACATATTGCATAttcaaaactttcaaaaaatacagCTGTCagcaaaaatcattttatgtTGCACATCTCATGATTTTGGAAATATTTAAAACCAAAATTAGCCCAGAAGTACTAAAAAGCTGACCTCTGAAATAGATAATGTCATTATGTGAGAAAATCCCCCAACATTTTGTTAAGCAAGACATAAACATAATGTTGATGCCCACCacttcacccagggtgtaacaaattgggtaggcaatgccgaattGGAAAGATGCTGGTACTTTTAAAAATAGTAGCCTCacatattgttaaatatcaggACATTGTTTAGAGTGAGCGATAAAAAATATCTTTACTCACTTGACAAGAGCTCGTGGTTTTGGCTCATTAGTCTTCCGAGGTTTTTTCGCTGGTGGAATTTTTTGCGGAGATTTTGTCTTTTCCTCATCATTATTTGATGACGTTGCACTTCTACTTCGTCTTCTTGGTTGATTACGTTCTTTTGTTACTTCATCATTTTCATCAGgctatattattatattgggttatttttttgcatttcgtGATTAAGGTAAAAATAATTCTGACTTTCTCTGACCAAAACTGTTGAGTTTAAGAAAATTTACAATTGCCAACAAAATAAAACTCGagacaataaaaaatttctcttGACTCCCAAGTTGGACAAGCCTTCCTTAATGGGCTGTTTGGGAAAGTTTAGTAAAATGTTGCTTTTTGAATTTTAGTATAAAGttattttgtcatcattgaaagtctgaaattaCAGTCCCAATCAGGATAATTCAGAATTTCAATTCCAACAAATTTGGAATGTTGCAATGGAAATAAGAATGTTTAAAACCATCCTAGACTAGGAAATTCTAAATAATTCAAAGGTCTTGTGTCATGCTTTCACAATCACAAGTATTATGTAAAGTTTCATCTAACCAAAGGCAGACTTCCTCAGACGAGCAGTAAATCAAAAGTTAGAGAAAAAAATTCGTGAAAGCGTGATGTGAAGCCTTCGAATCTCTCAATACAGTCGTTCTGATTCTTTCGACAGTGGCGTTGCGGACAGTATATGGATACACTGATGCATGGGCAGAGAGGAAGAAGGAGCAGTTAGGTACACTCCACTCTAATTAATCATACATTGTACAAGATTAATATTTGATACATTGAATTTTCGATTCTggcaaatttttagaattttagaTTTATGTCATCATACATGATGATACCTAATCCGCATCAAAATACGATTATATACAAGTTTCTTGATAGACATTGTGGAtgagatttcaaaataaaaaaacaggacATTAAATTTAGGTACTAATAATGAATTTTGAAAGAGTTAAAAATAAACGCCAATAAAAGTACCAGAAAAATGCCTGTCAAATAATGGATTTGAGTATTTCATTAAGGTATAAATGGGGAGATTTTGTCAACATTGCTTGCTTGTACGGCGTCCAAATGGGTGCATCATACCGTGAGGAATACCAATAAATTTTCGATCCTAAATGGATGATAAACACAAAATTTGTAAACCTTACCAGACCTCAGACTATAGTTGGGTAGGTGATAGACTTGCCATGGTCTGGTCCATTTTTAATGAATCACCAGTAGTCACTTCGATTaaagaattatatatattcaaaacagtGCACGGTACAAACCTCATAATCTTCATCTGTATTATAAGAAATTCTTTTCTTTGGTGCAGATTTTCTTGGCCCTGAAATAAAAGGAAAAATTCCGTCAGAACTACATGACAATAAATATATGATGCTTTAAAAATTCATGTTGTTGTCAGTAGTTCGTCACAAAACTGAAGTTTTAGCATCATTTTTTGGCTGGTAGTTACAGTCAGTAAACGGGTGAGAGCTCACAGCCAACAGATTTTAAAAGCCAAAAACATTCTTAAGAGAAACAAGCTCGGAGgttcaaaagaatattaaaaaatctgATTACTTTTCCGCTCCCCAGTTGCGTTCTCAGAACCACTTTCAGCTTCTGCAGATGCATCATCGTTGAGTTTTTCTGGAGACTTGTTTCTTTTGCCCTTCGCTTGGGGTGGGGTAAGGTTAGGGCGACCTCTTTTTCGTATGATCCACCCATCTTCACTCAATTTTGGCCCATCTTCATCGTCAGTATTAAATTCTGGTTCATATTGCTTagattttctgaaataacaGAAAGGAAATTTGGATGGTTATTTCGAAGACAAATaatcaatattaaatttatcAAGACCTTGCTTGCCATGATAAGTGTTGATTACAGCATTCAACAAAATCTTAACATTTCAGAAATTTTGTAAAGTTCCAAGAATACGAAAACTACCTAAATGTTAACTCAACCCTAGAACTAGATCGTGTCTGGTGCAATATACATTTCTATCCCATTTATAAATCAATCAATATTAGTGTCTATTACGCAAAAGTATGTCTTGTACACTCAAAGCATAGCCTATAGACAGACTTTCACTTTTTATCAGTCGCTCCAAAAAAATATACCACATTCAATGTTTTTGAAGGTAATTCACACGATCAGATCCCACATGTTTCTTTAGATGTTAATCTAACTTGGGTGGGAATGGAAAAAATGAATGATGCCCAGTTTAACAAGCACAGAATACTCATAAAGTGGCAGTTTCACTCAATTTGCATGGTTACATATTTAGCCATTTATGGAAATAGTTCACTTTGTCAAGGTGGAACAATCAGGCCGATGTCTAGCCCATATGCCCACTACTGAATGCCCATTCAAATGGCAATATGAACCATATGTCCATCCCTAACTGGTAAGTAAGCACAAGCCTTTCATCTGAAACTCAAATAACGACACAGAATAAATTTCAGCCAGTATTCAGGTAGTTTATTTCACACAAAAAAAAGATTACTGCATTTCCAAGAAAAGGCACTTTTTAAcgagtttgaaaagaaaaatcagaaaagtGAAACATTAATCTCCATACTCAATAATTGCCATAAAACTGAAATTCCTCATCAAATAATATGGTTTGTAAAATAAGAATATACTCTGGGTAAACGATTGAATTTTTCGCTTTGCTTTGCTTGTTgaattttttctcaaataacGAATAGGAAGACTATTTTTTCATGAGCAAAGTCActcacactcactcagaaatacaaGAGATTGATCTCTGAGCGCAGTTAGGAGTTACGAGTCTAGGTGCTTCAAAGAGTGGAACACCAATGACAGACTGTTAAAATTGAATGCGATTTGTCATAACTTattcaataatcaaaaatgagtATAATTTTGCAATTCTCCAATATTGAGGTTATCAGTAACAAAAAAACACATTAAAAACCActactttttcaaaaaaaaaagaaaaaaaaaaggtaaCTCGCTGTTTGGCAGTGAAAGGAAAAATAGGAATGAGGtctgtattattattattattaaattccaTTACGAAAAATACTATATTGCAATAATAGCAATATAGTTatgtgaaaatacaaaaaatcataGAGGTGTAATGATCAAGTCTTATGTGTATTTGTTGGCCCGGCAAAGATATTGGCACAATTATTGTTGTTATAGAGTTAAAAgtagaaataaatataaaaaataatagaaaagaaatcaaaattattgtggCAAAAAAAATATAGGTATTATCATATTTGATCAAAGTGACATTGTCAGCCAGATATGTTTTTGTTCAAATCccgcaaaattttaaattttggacGAGCATGGTAGAGGAATCAAATCATTTATGGCTTATATTTGGTCGAGGATTGTAAATCTATTATTATAGGGGAAATTGCAATAGGCAATTTTTAggccaaattttgaatttagagTAATATATCTTTATCTGTGTTTTTGTTTGATAAAGCAGTTAAATTTGTTAATTACACAATAGCCACAAAAGAAAACAGTGTCTAGGTGAAAAGAGGTTTTTTGTTTATGGACTTAGCATTGCAGCActcgatttttaaatttttgacttGAGGTAGCCATGTTGTGTCTTTATAGTGTAACAcgaaaatgaaaagaaaaaaaacaaattaaaaatccaTTTGAGGTATTGTATTTTGCAATAAGCAGCCTTTATATGGACGTAAGTAAGAGCCTGATGGAGGATATGATATTGATGCGAGctgataaattaaaattttaaatacgCATTTTCCCGTTAGAAAAGTGTCTGCGGACAAGTTCTTAGcctgttatgaaaaaatatgtcaaaaatacaaacataaaaaaagTATTTCTTGGGTTCAAAAGCTAAAAAACTAGACCACAATGCAGTATGCACaactcaaaatatttaaatttgaattttttattctaattaagGGCTGACCAAATTCTATATATACGAAGACATTCATTTATATTAATAGGGATTGTTATTAGAGTGTCAAATTCCGATTGTAGCAAACACATTCTGACTGAGAtatggcaaaaaaaaatatgaaaagtagGTATTATAGGGAAAATATATACAAGTTTGGGAACAATGGAAAGAGCCTAAAAAGCACCTATATATGATTATACAAAAATTAGTACcattaattattaattctcaATATGCTACATAAGCAAAACAATGCTAATTTTCGAAAAGGAATTTTACAGTACAATACTGTAAATTTGCCTCAAAGCGAACAATTGTTATGTTCCCCTtgagaacaaaaaataattggGAACACTTTCCAAAAAGGCACCAAAATCGGATTCGTAAAGCACCAGAAAAATCAAGATTGGCAACATAATGTTCAAAAGGAGCACTTTGGGAATAAACTGAAACATAAAAGGCACATAATATTaatgataatatatttatatcggCAATTAGCAATGTTGGCTTCTGTATGGTGACTAAAGATGATCAATGAAGCCTATACAAGCAATAACAGGATACctgagtttaaaaaaaaattataaaggcAAATATTTACAGCGTAAAATGTTGAGAGGTGACGTGTAATTAACCAAAAAATGAGGTATTCAGTATAAATAAGTCTTTCAAATTAAGCACAAATACAGGTAAATACTCCAACCAGTATTATAGTAAACTATGAAAGTAGACTTCATCTTCCGAGTAGGTATTCTCAATCTACAATGATTGAGTACCAAACATTCTGAGCGCTTGAAATCCAGAGATTCCAGTCGCAGCTTGTGTTTCGTGACGATTGATCGAATACATGTTTTGACgattttcttcaaattcagaAGAATCGTCGTGACGAGGTGAGGTAGAAGTCTGACTTTTCGATGAGGATGACGACATTATTGAGGACGAGAATTGATTGATCGAAGTAGCGATGGAATCAGCCTCACTCGAAAAGGTCCTCGAAGGGGTCGCCAACGACGTAGAAGCCGGGAGTGTGAACGAGATTTGAGGAGAGACTGAACTGTCAACTGCAGAAACCATTGGACTGTTGTCATCATTCGTACAACGCACTGGTTGTCCTCCTTTGCGTTTATTTTTCTTCAAAGACGAAGGAGGATCGGGAAATGTATTTTGTCCGCTCTCTTGGTCTTGGTTGTTGTTTCTAGCCGGACTTGGTGTTGCCCTTCTTGGTATTGGACTGATGTGACTTATACTTGTTGCCGGGGGCGATGGGGTTTTCGAAAGTGGTGGATTGTATGACGACAAAGGCGTGACTCCGCCATTTTGAGGCATCTGGTTCGCATAgaacattttttgaaacatcgGAAGACCTTGAAATTGTGTTGCTGCAAGGGCTTTACTAAGTAATGCCGTTTGTGCTGCAGCGAAAGGATTTTGAGACTCGTTAGACAAAGCCAAAGGAATCTGCGGAGTTGCTCCTGGTAGAAGTGACTGTGGTAGCATCCTCAAATTTGCAAAACTATGTGCATGTGCATCTAAAGCACGATTCTGAAGTGAAGCTTGCATGTCGTGAACCATCGAAGGACTGTCGCGAGTCTGAGTCATAAATGGGTTGCCAGGTTGAAAAAGTGAAGGTGAAAATGACTGAGGCAGAATCGTTGGTGGTTGAGGTGGAGATGCATGATGCAACACTGGCTTGGATCTTCCTCTAGTTCTTCCAGATGATAATAGAGAATCTTCCTCTCCATCCTCTTGTTGATTAAACAGATCCTCAAGCGTAAATTGGCGAACTTCCGGTGAGATTTTATCCTTATAATCATTAGATTCATCCTCACTCGTTTCTTCCAAAAGAATCGCTTCCATTACCGCTGCAGGATCCTCGGAAAGTGCTGACATATTCGAATCCCCAGATTCTCGAAGTAAATGACGAGGGACAGATACCTTCAAAGCTCCTGTTCTGAGATCGAAAACTTCTGAAAGATCTTTGCGATAGCGATAACCAGAATCTTGGGCATATCTTGACACCAATGTGTTTTGTCGTAGCAAAAGTTCGTGAGGTATCGAACTGAGATTAACAGTCCAGAAATTTCCTTTTGCTGTTGGCCGATAAGGGTTTTTCAATACCTGTAAATAATTGAGATAAATAATcagtcaatttgaaaaaaaagttgcaaAAAACTACATACTGTGTATTCATCTAtgtagaataaaaataataaaagtgttTATTCATTGTAATAATTGAAAACTAAATTGCTTTTTTATGGTTCTTCAGAGCAAGCTAAATAATTGCATGTATGAAACATATTATGCTCTTAACATGAGAAATTTATTAGAGTAATACATCTGTAACCTTCTGAGATAAGTTTCAGCACTATGCTAAGACCTATGGACACACACAATCTCTAAGTTTTTGGGAGTGTCCAAAAGTTTGAATCCTCAAGGAAATAGGAGGTTCTGAATGAAGAGAATGATTCGCAAAAAAATTTCTGCAAATTCCAATTGAATCTTCATCCTAAAATACTCTCAAGCTAATCACTGACTACTTCGAAGTTTAgaatgataaatatgaaaaattatattctattgAACTCACCTTAACAAAGCATTCATTCTGTGAAAGATTGTGTCTAACTGAGTCTCTCCAGCCTTGATAGGACCCATTAAAAAATGGAAACATCTCAGATATCCTTCTCAGAATCTGAGAGAGTCTGAGTTTCTTTTCACGGGAAGAAAGAATGGAGAGAGTGATGAGGGATACGTATGAATAGGGGGGTTTAGCGTAACGCCTATAGCGTTTTCCAGACTGGCTTTGAGTGGAATCGGGAGAAAGAGTAGGGGAAGCTGAGGTTTTGGGACTTCTATTGTTGGAAGatgaaaaattatttggtcGATTTGGAGTGAAGTGGGGATTGGCAGGAGAGTGGCGACTTGGATTCTGAGGAGGTTGAGAGTATGTATTTCCAGTTTGTGTTTGCATAATCCCTGCATGAGAAGATCCAAAATGTTGATAAGGAGAGACACCATTGTcctaaaaaagaaattttatgtTATGTTTAGTctcatttttttcagttttttttttttcgtaaaaAAGTTCAAATCTCACCATTTTTTGTCGCTTTTTGGGAGGATCTGGTTGACTGGCCGCTTGTTGACATTGTCGAAAAAGAGAGATTTGGTTGAGCGCCATTTGTTGCATTTTCTGAGCTGAGACCGCAGCTAATATCCATTGTTGAATTGGTAGCGGGGGTACATTACCCTGGGTCAATTCATTTAACGTCTTGTTACCGGCTACTGCTAAAGCAGCTTGGATCATATGTCCTGGGTTGTCGTGTTTTTGATAAAGGGAAGTGAAAGGCCCATTAGCGGCAGGGATAACGTCATTGGCCAGTCCATTTTGAATGTGGGCCTCAAGAGCAGCTTTTTGTGCAGATTTTGCTTGAGATTGGTTATTTAGGAGGTTTGGGAAATTGCTCTGTATGCTGGCTAGTGAAACtggatttttatttttcttatctTTATTTGTGTTTCCATGCGACAGCGGCCGATCGTATTTTGAATCCTGTTGTGATACAGACTTAGCAAGCAGCTTCGGTATTGAGTCGTGAGATCTTTTTTTACCCGTCAAAGGCATGGAGAGGTCCAGCGGCATTTCATGAGGGTTTTTACGAGTAtcttctttattattattattatgagaGGTAGGAGAGTGAGAGAGGTTGCGAGGGGTACCTGAGGCAATACTAGTAGAGGTAGTAGAAGAGGGTTTGTTACCTACAGTGCTTGTATGAGGTTGAAATGGATTTGAGGTAGTTGAGGCAATGGCTGCAATTCCGCTAGAATGGCCAAGTGTAGGTGGTGGGGGGAGTATACTGCCAAAACCAAAGTTTGAGGAATGTTGTTGTTGCATGTTTAGGAGAGATAACATGGTGGCAATGGCTTGTTGGGACAGCAGGGATGCTTGTTGTAATGTAACGTTATTCATGGTGGAAGGTGGCAAGCTGCTGATGTGATTCGTTTGACCATTTTTTGGTGATCTTAACTGTTTGTTGGCAGCTATTGTGGTTAAACTTGGCCA from Styela clava chromosome 14, kaStyClav1.hap1.2, whole genome shotgun sequence encodes:
- the LOC120340517 gene encoding uncharacterized protein LOC120340517, yielding MATTITPPPVLTFIKQETDDEEQQSMTEPAAPVVKNIKLEETTPEEKVPVHFKLQDDSTDSEMLKQRLDMYWKGMIKYQQMLQKEQSNKLNNESQILDYQNASKKTDGGEVLSETNILEKAKNVVQKLIEDDHTTKTTTTKEQPQMPWPSLTTIAANKQLRSPKNGQTNHISSLPPSTMNNVTLQQASLLSQQAIATMLSLLNMQQQHSSNFGFGSILPPPPTLGHSSGIAAIASTTSNPFQPHTSTVGNKPSSTTSTSIASGTPRNLSHSPTSHNNNNKEDTRKNPHEMPLDLSMPLTGKKRSHDSIPKLLAKSVSQQDSKYDRPLSHGNTNKDKKNKNPVSLASIQSNFPNLLNNQSQAKSAQKAALEAHIQNGLANDVIPAANGPFTSLYQKHDNPGHMIQAALAVAGNKTLNELTQGNVPPLPIQQWILAAVSAQKMQQMALNQISLFRQCQQAASQPDPPKKRQKMDNGVSPYQHFGSSHAGIMQTQTGNTYSQPPQNPSRHSPANPHFTPNRPNNFSSSNNRSPKTSASPTLSPDSTQSQSGKRYRRYAKPPYSYVSLITLSILSSREKKLRLSQILRRISEMFPFFNGSYQGWRDSVRHNLSQNECFVKVLKNPYRPTAKGNFWTVNLSSIPHELLLRQNTLVSRYAQDSGYRYRKDLSEVFDLRTGALKVSVPRHLLRESGDSNMSALSEDPAAVMEAILLEETSEDESNDYKDKISPEVRQFTLEDLFNQQEDGEEDSLLSSGRTRGRSKPVLHHASPPQPPTILPQSFSPSLFQPGNPFMTQTRDSPSMVHDMQASLQNRALDAHAHSFANLRMLPQSLLPGATPQIPLALSNESQNPFAAAQTALLSKALAATQFQGLPMFQKMFYANQMPQNGGVTPLSSYNPPLSKTPSPPATSISHISPIPRRATPSPARNNNQDQESGQNTFPDPPSSLKKNKRKGGQPVRCTNDDNSPMVSAVDSSVSPQISFTLPASTSLATPSRTFSSEADSIATSINQFSSSIMSSSSSKSQTSTSPRHDDSSEFEENRQNMYSINRHETQAATGISGFQALRMFGTQSL